The nucleotide sequence GGGGTGTACCAGCCTCGGCCGCTCGTAGTGTTCGGGTAAATGCTGTAGCTGACGAAAGCTTCCGTAACTACTCGCCTGACGATGCCAATTTCCGGGTTACCGGTATTACGGTATCGCTGGCACGTGGAACCCGGCGGGTTGGGGTAGTTAACCTGGGTCCTGGTGGTGGTTCAATTGGCTCATTAGCTGCTGAAGCCCAGCCTGGTGATCGTGTTGTTATTCAGGTGGATGGTGTACAGCGCCGGAATTTCAAAGGCGACATTAGTGATGTGCCGATGGGTAACCCGTTAAATTCAGTTGGCCTGTATTAAACGCACGAAATAGAGACTTAAGTCGTTAATAAATTGCAGTAAGCAATAAACGGGTTTTCCAGATGAAACAAATGAGAACGATGGCAGTAGCCGCTACCCTGTTAGCGGTCGCCAGTAGCGGAGCGATAGCGCAGGAGAAAGCGAGCACTGGCACCAACGATCTGTCAGTTCGGGCCATCAACGAGAACGACATCATGATGAAGAAAACCCTTTGGCGTCGCGTTGACCTGAAGGAGAAGCAGAATCAGTCGATGTTCTCGAAGAATAATGAGATTTCGAAGTACCTGATTGAAGCCGTTAAAGCCGGTTTGATCGATGCCTATGCCAACGATTCGGTTAAGACGAAACTGACACCCCAAAAGTTTCAGGAGCGGCTACTGGTGCCGAACTCAGGCCCACAGCTATCGGCTGAAGAAATTGCTGCCGGTTTTGGCAATGAGGCTGCTGGTGCTGCTTCCACCGACGGATGGGGGAATCCAACCAAGCCCGACCCGAAAAAGCCGGCAGCTAAAAAAGCCGATGATGGCTGGGGAGCGCCTAAAGCTGCTGCAACGCAACCTGCTGATGATGGCTGGGGTGCACCTGCGAAAAAGAAAACCACAACGGCTAAAACTACCAAAGGTAAAAAAGGCGCAAAGGCACAACCGGTTATTGAACAGCCGGCGGTAGATACAACTGCGCAGGTAGCTGCTGTTCCGGCGGGCGA is from Spirosoma taeanense and encodes:
- a CDS encoding gliding motility protein GldN, with the translated sequence MKQMRTMAVAATLLAVASSGAIAQEKASTGTNDLSVRAINENDIMMKKTLWRRVDLKEKQNQSMFSKNNEISKYLIEAVKAGLIDAYANDSVKTKLTPQKFQERLLVPNSGPQLSAEEIAAGFGNEAAGAASTDGWGNPTKPDPKKPAAKKADDGWGAPKAAATQPADDGWGAPAKKKTTTAKTTKGKKGAKAQPVIEQPAVDTTAQVAAVPAGDEYFAKEFNILEIKEDWIFDRKRSRLYYDIQTVTVYLPSDKNAAGLEVPLATFKYKDLDKLFRSDPKKFIWYNPQNQAQHKNLADAFDLRLFYGRITKVANPSDTDLVGMYGDREGLMKSYQTEYELMETEHSLWEY